Part of the Natronogracilivirga saccharolytica genome is shown below.
AATTAATACTGGTGTCTCCGTGCACGGTGATGCGTGTGCTTTCGGGAAATGGCTGTTCATATATAGTGAGGGTTTGGAAAACTACCAAATACTCACATCAGTACCAAAAAAAGCCGATAATAATTCCGGTATTTATGCATTACTATTACAGATGGTCTTGACTCTGGCAATAATACAGTGTATATTTAAAATCTTGCAACTGCGGGGTGGAGCAGCTGGTAGCTCGTCGGGCTCATAACCCGAAGGTCGCAGGTTCAAATCCTGCCCCCGCCACTATGAGGCTTGTAATCCATTGGGTTGCAAGCCTTTTTTGCTTCAGGAGGGATTGTCCAGGTGTTCGTATTTTTCGGGGAAGGGGGGCGTAGACTTCCCAAATGTTGCAGTGCCTGAACGGGAATTCCACCTTGCCGCCTACATGCGTCTCTGCATCGCCGGCAATTATTCGCCCCAGGCGTCCTCCATCAGGTCGAACCCCTGCTGCCAGCCCTTTTCGCTTTCAGAGATAGCTCCCTCCGGCAGTTCCCTCAATTCCGCAGCGATATCCTTCCCGCTTTGGACAAAAGTTAATTTGCTTCCGCCCACTCCGTCAGGTACAATATCAATGGTAACGATATCACTGTTTGGGGAAAACTGCGGCATGGCAATGGTGTACTTCAGGCGCTGCGGACGTTCCGCCTCGAGATACTCCCCGGTCATAGTCAGCGTTGTATCTCCTTCTTTACGTGAAATAGTCTATCTTCCGCCCACTCTCAGATCGATATCAAATTCGGTATCGTCCGTCCACCACACCGCCATGGCTTCGGGTTTGGTGAAGGCGTCAAAAATGATCTCCGGTGCTGCGTTGAATGACCGAACAATTTTTAGAGATCGGGATTCTGTGGTATGATCGTCCATATGCTTTTAGTTCTGGTTGTTATTTGCAGCCAGTGCCGTATCCAGGGCATCCAGCTAACTTAAAGCACGAAGTCAGTGAACATATCGGTGCCTTGCCGGTCAGGTTCCAGGAGCTTCCTGAAGGGCGGATAATCATAAAGGGATTCAAATGCAAGATCGCGGTGGACTCCTATTCCGAATGATCTTCCCTGTTCGAACGACTTTTTAATCAGTGATACAGCTTTATTCTTATTACCCAGTATGGCATTAATCCGTGCCCTGTAATAGGTATGGTTGCCGTAAAGATAACTGGCATTAACGTTGCGCAATGATTTTTCAACTTGCAGTGCTTCTTCCTCATTCTCCTTCATGGCAGCAAGTACACCAAGTGCACCCTTATATCCGACATTTTCCGGGTCTTCACTAATCAGCTTTTCATATATGGCATAGGCTTCCTCCCATTGTCTTGCATTATAGAAGGCACTTGCAAGTGCAATTTCATTTTCCGGTTCATTTATTTCGAACCATGCAACTGCCCGCACTGCAGTTTCCATTGACTCATTCTTAAATCCGTGTGCACGGAGTTCGAATGCTGCTGTGAGCAGCAAGTTACCGTAAGAACCTCGTGAAGGCTCATCGATAGTCTTGCTTTTAAGGATCACATCCTCAAGCTGCTTTATTTTTCCCATGGCTGCAAGTGCTTCAACTTCGCGGTATCTGAAAACCAGGTCTTCGGGAAAAAAATCCATTCCCATCCGGGCCGTTTCAAGCTGTTTCTCATATTTTCCGAGGCGATGATAGGCTCTGGAAAAGGTGCTGAACCACAACAAGCCGCCCGGAGCATCCGCAATAAACCGGTCTTCCATTTCAAAGCCCGAATAAGTGTCGATGGTAATCTGAGGCCGGTTAATGCTCAGCGCATGGCTGCCAAGCAAATAGTTTGCCAGCTGATTCCGTGGGGCAAGGTTCTGCCACTGAAGGGCAGTTGCTGTAGATGCCTGCCTGTCACCCTCCATGCGATGCAGGCTGAAATCCAGATAGTATTCATTGTATGGAGACAATCGGTCCCTTTCAGCATCCACATGTCTGAATAGTGAATCTGCTTCCGCATATTGCCTCGTCATCAGATATGACCAACCTTTAAACAAAATGGCCTGCATGAAGTCAGGATCGACTTCCAGGGCTTGCCTGAAGTGTTCGACTGATTTATCAAAATCACGATGGAAATACTTCAGCCCTTCCATATAGTGAGTATATGATTCATAGTCCGGTGGGTTAGCGAAAAACTCCAAATCAAACCCGGGATATACGTGAATGGACAGTACACTCAGGATTTTTTGCTGAAGATCATTAATGACCTTCATAGGCTCGTTTATCGGTCCGCGCAAGCGGTCAAGTGAAGCAATCACATTACTGTCATGTGCATCAATGATCTCTGTTTCAAATACAATATCGCTGCCAATCCGAATAAACCGGCCCGATACCAGCACGGAAGCGTTGGTGCGTCCGGCCAGGTCAACGAGCCGTAAACGGTCTTCAAGTCCGCCGCCAACCAGTTCCTCTTCAGCAATCAATTGTAAAGTGGTCATTGTTTGCACGGCATCCGTCACGCCGGATTGAAGAAGGCCTTCCGTGATCCAGTCTGAGGCTGTTCTGCCGATCGGGTCAAGTGAGGAGTCTCCGGTGCGGTTCTCAAAGGGTACGACAAGCACCCGGTCTGAAAGCTCCGGTACACTCGCAGTCGGCAGCAGATGATTTGTGTGCTGGAAGAAAACGATGCCGGCAATGATTATGAGCGCGGCCAGGGTCAGATATACAGCCGCCTTGCCAGTCAGCTGATGGATTGTCAAATTGCCCGCAATGCCATTCTTTACTTTTTGATGTTTGTTATGCCGGATGGTGCTTGCCGCATCTTGCGAAGCCGGATAATTATCGGCTTGCAGTGCTTTTTGAAGTGCTTGAAGCGCGGAAATCAGGTCTTCCGCATGTTGAAACCTTTCGCTAGCGTCTTTTTCAAGACAACGGGCAATGATAATGTGCAGTTCTGACGGAATATCACTCCGGTGTTCTGTAACCGGTTTGGCTTCATCGTGAATAATAGAGTGGACAACCGCCGTTTCGTTCTCGCCCTGGAAAGGAAGCTGTCCTGTCAGCAACTCGTACATAACCACGCCCAGAGACCACAAGTCAGTGCGGTTATCAACATGTTCACCGCGGGCCTGTTCCGGAGCCATGTAAGCCGCAGTACCGGGACGATGGCCGGTTGTAAGTCCGGTACCGATGGCTTTGGCAATGCCGAAATCCAGGATTTTCACTGTACGGTCCGGTGTGAGCATCAGATTGGCGGGTTTGATGTCACGGTGAACAAGATTCTGGTTGTGTGCGCTACCAAGCCCCCGGGCTGTTTGTATTGCGAAATCCAGGGTTTCATCTGCCGGCAAAGGACCGTTTTTTTCCAGACGATGCTGAAGTGTTTCACCGTCGTAGCAAGCCATTGCGATGTAGAGGATTCCATCGGTTGTTTCATCGGCCTCATATATGGTACAGATGTTGGGATGATCCAGGGATGCAGCAGCCCTGGCCTCCCGAAGAAACCGGTTTTTAGCAAGGTCACTGTGCGCCCAGGCCGGTGGTGGAAACTTAATAGCAATGTCACGCTGAAGGCGTGTATCCCTGGCGAGCCAGACTTCGCCCATACCGCCTGCACCGATAAATTCCTTTACCAGAAAAGGTCCGACCTGCCTGTTTTCCATGCGCTTTTTCCCGAATTCTTCAAATGCCAGCTGACGCAGTTCTTCAACCGGCTGTTCCGGAAGTTCTGAGTCAGTATAGGCCCGGAGAAGATCATTAACCTCTTTCAGAAGCACGCGGTCCCCTGCACAAGCCTTCTCAAGCCAAGCCTGGCGTCTGGTTTTATCAACTTCGAGTGCCCCGCTAAAGAGCTTCGTTATTTGTTTCCATCGGGAGCCGTTCATTACTGCAGTTCGTTCTTCAGCCAGGCACTTGCTATCTGCCAGTCACGGTGAGCGGTCCGTTCGGAAAGGCCGAGAGCTTCAGCAGTTTCCTGCATATTGAGCCCGCCAAAAAAACGACACTCCACCACTTTGGCACGGCGTTCGTCCATTTCCGCCAGACGGTCAAGTGCTTGATGGATGCTCAGCAGCCGGTCTAAATTGACATCTGCTGCCGGTTCTTCCTGGCCAAGGGATATTCTGTGCCGATGGCCGCCCCGTTTTTCCCTTTTTTTCCTGGAGGCGTAATCCACCAGAATATTCCGCATGATTTGAGATGAAATTGCAAAGAAATGTCCGCGGTCTTGCCAGTCGATGCGGTCAAATTTTAACAGTTTCAGATAGGCCTCGTGAACCAGTCCGTTGGTACTGAGAGTGTGACCCGGATTCTCTCCGCGCATACGTCCATGAGCCATTTCCTGAAGTTTTTCATATACGACAGGTATCAGTTTGTCCAGTGCATCGCTGTCGCCGGATGCATAATCCTGGAGTAACTGTGTTATTTTCAGCGGCTCCATGTCCGATCACCTGTCTCTTGTTTGTAATGTCCTGATGTACCACAAAGGGAGAGAGGTTATACTCACGGAACACCCCTCATTAGTGGTTTCTAAATTTAATAAAAACAAAATAATGCGCCAAATCAAGAAGGGTCGCCACTTATGGGTGTAGTAATTATTCTTTTTCTGTGCCGTGACCCTGTTCCGCAGACCATGTGGACTAACGATGACCAGACGTGATCAAGGATACACAATATCATGGTTATATGATGTCATGTGAATTCATCCTGACCTTCTTAATGAAAATTTTAAACAGATGTAATACGGGATGGCAGATATACTGAGCGATTGAAGCTTAAGTCATTGAAAGCGGCTGAAAATGAAACCGCTTTGAAATGAACTTAAGAATCAAAAAAAACCAAAGCCATGTATACTTTATCACATATCCAATTCAAAACTCTGTTATCCACGATTACTGTTGCAGGTCTGTTCTTGATTTCCTGCGATAACGTAACAGATTCATCATCAACTGAAGGATCAAATACCGGATTTGATGTCAACAAGAACATTGTGAGTGTCGGTCCGGCAGACAATGACGGAGCACTTTTGTTTGCCGGTCGTACAGAACCTTCAAGGAGAATCGGTAATCCCGGCGATTTCTATCTCAATTTGAGTACAGGCCATCTGCATGGACCCAAAAATAATCAGCAATGGGAAAATGTGATCCATGATCTCTCAGATCCTGAACTTGAGAGGATGGAGATAGAGTCAGGGAGCAGCGCCGGTATGAGAGAATATAAGGATTCCGGGAATAACGGTATTACCGTTAATCGGATACATACCGGCCGGAAATTTCCGGGTGATTCCCTGGGTTCGCCGGGTGATTATTTCTTGAACACATCCGGATACAAGCTTTTCGGACCCAAAACCAGTAATGGCTGGGTAGATTCAGTGAGTCTTGAAGAGCTGGCAGATGAGCAGGCAGAAAACGAACAAAATTCATCAGAAAACCGTCTGTGATCGCGGCATTCCGAAGGTCCCGCAAGAGCGGAGTTCTGGGCAGTAAAATGCATGTAACCCGGTTGAAAAAAACTTTCGCCCGTGACCTCAGGTGAAAGCAAAGGCCTTGCCCATACTCAGGGCAGGGCTATTATTTATCATCCAGTCCGATACGTTAGAAGCATAAGGAGCAGACATAAGAGCTCTTTTCACATCCTTTCATATCTCGGGCCGCCGCTGCCTTCCGGCACGGTCCACAGGACATTCCCGTAGGGGCATTTTTGCTGGCAGCATTTGCAATGCAGGCAGTTGGACGGATTTGCTGCTTTAAGCCTGCCGTCAATCATTTCGTAAACACCGGCCGGACAGAACGTCAGACAGGGGATCTCATAGTGCTCCCGGCATTCCTCATTGCAAATGTCATGGTCATGTATACGCACATGGTTGGGCTGCTCTTCGCGGTGTTCCGAGTAAGCTTTGGCCACAAAGGTATCCCTGTCGAACAGTTTGTCGGTCTTGTACTTGTAATGCCGATGTTTCAGTGTCCGTGAGTCATCTTCCACGTCAATATGCGGCAGAATTTTCCCGATGGCGCTGAACGGGGCGCCCATCAGCAAGCCGAATTTCGCGATCATCTGCCGGTAGTTTTTCGCCGACCGCATTTCTTTGCCGATATTGCCATTATCCACCAGCTCCGTATACCGGGCGGCCGCCCTGGCCGGCTCACTGGTGTTGTCACGTACGGCCCGGGCTGCAAGGATCCCGGACTCTATGGCATTATGCAGGCCTTTGATCTTCAGCATGTTCACAAAACCGGCGGCATCGCCCAGTATCATGGTGTTATTTTTCCCGATCTCTCCGTGTTCCGCCCTGGGGATCGATGCCGGTCCGCCTTCCGGTATCATTTTGGCGCCGGCTTCCGCAACCACGCCGTCTTCTATATATTTTCGCACGAACTTGTGCTTTTTGAAGTTTGCAAGCGCCTGCTGAGGAGAAAAATCATGATATTTCCAGTCCAGACCGACAATGATACCGACGGCTATATGGTTCTTTTCAGCGGTATACATGATTCCGCCTCCAAACATATCCGGACCCGTCATGGGAGTCCACAACGGATATCCCATGGTATGGACCACTCTGTTGGCACCGAACTGTTCGAACTGTTCGTCGCTTACCCTGATCAGCTCTTTGACTCCGATGGAGTACAGCTGGGGACTCTTTCTTTTGAGTCCCGCTCTTTCGATGAATTTTTCTGTGAGCAAACCATCAGCCCCTTCCGCAAGCAGAATGAAATCGGCTTTAATTTCTTCCCCTTCTGCAAAATTGGGTTGTTTGTTGTGCTCATGGTCTTTTCCCTGGTCTACCAGTTTTAAACCTTTGACACTGTGGTCATCTGCCAGCAAAATGTCTTCAGCGGCAAATCCAGTCAAAACTTCCACGCCTTTCTCTTCGGCGATTTTGCTGAGCCACGAACACAATTGGCTGATGGAGACGGAGTAGTCCCCTTTGTGGAGCATCTGGCCGAGGTCGAGCCGGAAGATTTTTGCCAGTTTTACGGCAGATATGACATTCATGGAAAACGTGTCGCCCATGAAGAGCATCATGTCATCGTCTTTGATCGGCGTGCCGAGAACGGTTTTCGCCGCTTTGGTATCCTCCCAGCCTGGGGAGGCCTGGTCAAGCAGTGTTTTCAGCGCATCGATTTCCAGGACAGCGCCGGACAGATTGTGGTTGCCGGGTGCCGCTCCCTTGTCAATGACGCAAACCTCCAGATCCGGATTTTCGATTTTAATCTTGATACCGGCTGCAAGTCCGGCCGGACCGGCGCCCACGATCAATACATTGGTTTTGGAATAATTTTTATCGCTCATAACTGGTCATACCTCTACGCTGTTCTTTTGATGTGCAAGTTTATCTGCCAACTGAGGTATTATTTTTTCGGCCTTGGCCACCATGTAATAATCGCAGTGCTCGAAGACCGGTGCCGAAGGGTCGCTGTTGACCGCGATGATCGTTTCGGAATTGGCAACCCCTATCATATGCTGTATGGCACCCGATATGCCGAAGGCCAGATACATTTTCGGCCCCACGGATGTTCCCGTCTGTCCCACCTGGTGTCCGCGGTCAATGAAGCCCTGCTCTACCGCCGCTCTGGATGCGCCGCGTTCCGCACGGATACCAAAAGAATCCTGCAACGCATTACACAAGGTTCCGATGTAATGCTCGAAGTTTTCCCTGCTCAGCAATCCTTTGCCACCGCTGACGATGACATCAGCATCCAGATCAGCCCCGCTCTGGCCATATCCGGTACTGATGATGTTCAGGCTGATATCCTCATCGCTCAGCCCGGCTTTGAAACGTATGAGCTCACCCTTCCCGGAATAGTCCATCACCGGTTTTTTCATTACACCCGGGCGGACCGTCGCCATCTGACAGCTGGAATCCTGGGTGCAGATGGTTGCCATAATATTTCCGCCCAGTGCCGGACGGGTCTGCATCAACACGGCGATTTCCCCTTTTCTCGATTTGTCCTTGATTTCGAGCTGCGTGCAGTCCGCGGTCAGTCCGCAGCCCAGGCGGTATGAGATCATGGGTGCAATCACCCTGCCATGAGGTGTCGCAGCAAAAAGAACGATCTGGGGTCGATATGTTTCTATGCAGGAGGATATCGCTTTCCGGCAGGCCAGGGGGTCGGAATCCCCGAGCAGCGGATCTTCAATCAGGTAAACCTTGTCGGCTCCGGAAGCATACAACTCCTCTTTCAGGTGTTCCACGTGATGTCCCGCCAGCACAACCCCGACGTGCACATCCAGCGAGTCTGCAAGCTTCCGGGCTTCGCCGGTGAGTTCCAGGGTTCCGGCATGAAGGCCGTCCCCGGATTGTTCGGCAACGACCCATACATCACCCTCATACATGGGCCCGACGCATTTGAAGCCTTCGATCAATTCCCTGACAGCTCTGGCCGGCAAGGTGCCTTTGCACTCTTCGACCAGTTTTTCGGTCAGTTCATCGGTAATTTCATCGGGACGGGCAACCCCCGTCTCCTTCAGTTTTTCCGCAAGCAATGCGAAATCATTTACATCCTTCTGCTTGCCTTCATGGCTTCGGTCAAACGGGTTCGACCGATGGACGGGCAATTCATAGGCCTTTTCACCGCTTTCCTCTTTCGCAGATTCCTGCTGATTTGTGCCATCAAGACTCTTTGAGATGATTTCAGCAAGTGCACCGACGTCTTCGATTTTCTGCTGTTTCCGTGTTGTTTTTTCCGGTGGGAATACCTCAATCACATTGGTCTTGGAGCCTTTTGACCCGATGTACGGTGCCTGGATATCGTCATTTGACCAGACAGTAAGCTTGAAATCCCTTGCCCACCGGGTTCTTGTGAAAGCAGCATAAAGCGGATACTCAAAATCGGCCACGGTCAGCACCGCGGGTGTGCGTTTCAGCGTCAGCTTCTGGCTTCCGCCGGAGATGATTTTGGTGAAGATGAATTCACCATTTTCATACTGGCATTCGGTAAGGTTTGCTGCACAGCTGATCTGAAGTTCTTCGGCTACCTGAGCGGGAACCTGAGCAGTATCACCATCCACAGACTGCATACCGGCTATGACATAATAATTCTCATCTCCTTCAAATATCTCCCTGACAATTTTTCTGATCGAGCAGGCAAGCGGGTTGGCTGTTGCATAGGTATCGGCTCCCCCAAGAGGACGGTCCGTCAGCAAAATGGCCTGGTCGGCACATCTGCCAAGAGAATAGCGCAAAACCTCCTCTGCCATGGGGGGTCCCATGCTCAGGGCTATGATCTGACCCACGGAGTCCTTTGATTTACGGCGCATGTCGTGGGCAAAAGCAAGCGCTTTGGTATCCAGCTCATTTATGGTGCTGGCCAGTTTGTTCCTGATGAGGTTTCCGGTCTCGGGGTCAAAGGCATTATCGGTGATCTTGCTGACATCAGGTACCTGCTTGACTAATACAATGTAATTTGGCATCGTAGTCTTCCCCCTTAGTCTGTTTTATGGCACTAGCGGCATCAATATCACATTGCTGCACAGCTGACTGTAATAACTTCTGCTGGTGTGACTTTTGGTGCCCGTCTAATAAATTTGCTGCCCTTAACACCAATGTAACAGATTTGGAATAAAAAAAGCATATAAAAATGCAGAAGGTGGATTCTGGCAGACAAAGCTACTGCAGATTTGTTTCATGACATATCCAGCTGAATCATATTGTAAGCCTAATATTATTATTTGCTTTTGGCAAGGCGTATCGGTTATTTACAGTGTCGATGTCGCGTGGATCAACACCATGTCAGACAGGATAATGATTGAGTTCGTGAATTTTTTTCCAACCGTCTCTGTTTGCCAATGCGTGATAGTACTAAATAATCGGGATGTTTTAGCTATGTGTTTATGAAATACAAAATCCTGCTCTTGATATTATGTTGCAGTTTTGCTGCAAGTTCGGCCCTCACTCAACCGGCTGGCACTTATCAGGAGCAGCTTTTTGACAGTACGTCTTGGAACATTGCATATCCAACCGGCATCGTATCGGAACATAGTTTGCGCTTGCCTTATGTTGCATCAATCCCGTCAGTAAACTATGCGTTCCGGCAGCCTCGCTCCCCGTTTGCTGCAGATATTTTATATCGCAACCGAAACATACCGCCCCGACCTGGATTGTCATATGGTGACAAGGACGGATTTCACGAAATCACATTTGTTCCTTTTGATGCATCCGTTATTCAGCCTGCGACGTTGTTTGATCACCCCGGATCCCGGGTCGTGCTTCATCTCGGGCAATCCTATCTGCACCGGATCACCGATTTTGACCCCTTCCAACGGCACCTGGACTATCGCGGTTTTTCACCCCGCAATATTTCGGAGTTTGAAAACCAGATTGACCGGTTCCGTATGCACTGATTCCGTAGTATTCGACTATTCCGGTGCGATTTTTGGAACATGACATCAGCTGTGTAATTTTTCAATTGATGCACTGATTTCCATGATTCCAAAATGCACTGTCCCTCAAGTGATCACTATTTTTGCTGTTACTTTATTAGCGGTAGCCTGGGGAATGGTTATTGGAGATATGGCATCACATTCCCTTCAGATCACCTTCCTCAATTGGCCAGCCTTCCGGGATCCACAAAATGATACCCTTCCTCGATCAGCTCTTCGAGAATCAGGGGGAGTGCCGCAAGGCTGACGGGCAGGTCGTGGATGAGAATGATGCCGCCATCCATCATGGCATTGACCGTTCGCCGGGCGATTTCCGGACTGTTTTCTTCGATGTCTTCATCTTCCGGATACACCCAGTCGTACGTTCCGACAGACCATCCCATGTTCATCATGCCGTGGGCAGCAGCGACAGAATCGGAAGCGGGAGTGGAAAGCCCGTATGGCGGACGAAAGTAAGCGGGCTTGTAATCGAACTTCTCTTTGAGCCATTCATTGACGCGTGTAATCTCGTCAATGGTTTGCTCGCGGTTGAGCCGGATAAGGCTCCGGTGATGCCAGGTGTGATTTCCGATCTGATGCCCATCTTCCAGGATTTTTTCGACCAGATGAGGATTTTCCTCGCTCAGGTCACCGTTAATGAAAAAAAGTGCCCGGACGTCAAAGTCATCCAGTACCTCAAGGAACCCGGCTGTCGTTTCTTCATTCGGAACATCATCGATGGTCAGCAGCACAAGTCCGTCCGTATGCCCATCCGAAACGTTCCGGACCTGCCAGTAAATGGACT
Proteins encoded:
- a CDS encoding serine/threonine-protein kinase; this encodes MNGSRWKQITKLFSGALEVDKTRRQAWLEKACAGDRVLLKEVNDLLRAYTDSELPEQPVEELRQLAFEEFGKKRMENRQVGPFLVKEFIGAGGMGEVWLARDTRLQRDIAIKFPPPAWAHSDLAKNRFLREARAAASLDHPNICTIYEADETTDGILYIAMACYDGETLQHRLEKNGPLPADETLDFAIQTARGLGSAHNQNLVHRDIKPANLMLTPDRTVKILDFGIAKAIGTGLTTGHRPGTAAYMAPEQARGEHVDNRTDLWSLGVVMYELLTGQLPFQGENETAVVHSIIHDEAKPVTEHRSDIPSELHIIIARCLEKDASERFQHAEDLISALQALQKALQADNYPASQDAASTIRHNKHQKVKNGIAGNLTIHQLTGKAAVYLTLAALIIIAGIVFFQHTNHLLPTASVPELSDRVLVVPFENRTGDSSLDPIGRTASDWITEGLLQSGVTDAVQTMTTLQLIAEEELVGGGLEDRLRLVDLAGRTNASVLVSGRFIRIGSDIVFETEIIDAHDSNVIASLDRLRGPINEPMKVINDLQQKILSVLSIHVYPGFDLEFFANPPDYESYTHYMEGLKYFHRDFDKSVEHFRQALEVDPDFMQAILFKGWSYLMTRQYAEADSLFRHVDAERDRLSPYNEYYLDFSLHRMEGDRQASTATALQWQNLAPRNQLANYLLGSHALSINRPQITIDTYSGFEMEDRFIADAPGGLLWFSTFSRAYHRLGKYEKQLETARMGMDFFPEDLVFRYREVEALAAMGKIKQLEDVILKSKTIDEPSRGSYGNLLLTAAFELRAHGFKNESMETAVRAVAWFEINEPENEIALASAFYNARQWEEAYAIYEKLISEDPENVGYKGALGVLAAMKENEEEALQVEKSLRNVNASYLYGNHTYYRARINAILGNKNKAVSLIKKSFEQGRSFGIGVHRDLAFESLYDYPPFRKLLEPDRQGTDMFTDFVL
- a CDS encoding sigma-70 family RNA polymerase sigma factor → MEPLKITQLLQDYASGDSDALDKLIPVVYEKLQEMAHGRMRGENPGHTLSTNGLVHEAYLKLLKFDRIDWQDRGHFFAISSQIMRNILVDYASRKKREKRGGHRHRISLGQEEPAADVNLDRLLSIHQALDRLAEMDERRAKVVECRFFGGLNMQETAEALGLSERTAHRDWQIASAWLKNELQ
- a CDS encoding electron transfer flavoprotein-ubiquinone oxidoreductase — its product is MSDKNYSKTNVLIVGAGPAGLAAGIKIKIENPDLEVCVIDKGAAPGNHNLSGAVLEIDALKTLLDQASPGWEDTKAAKTVLGTPIKDDDMMLFMGDTFSMNVISAVKLAKIFRLDLGQMLHKGDYSVSISQLCSWLSKIAEEKGVEVLTGFAAEDILLADDHSVKGLKLVDQGKDHEHNKQPNFAEGEEIKADFILLAEGADGLLTEKFIERAGLKRKSPQLYSIGVKELIRVSDEQFEQFGANRVVHTMGYPLWTPMTGPDMFGGGIMYTAEKNHIAVGIIVGLDWKYHDFSPQQALANFKKHKFVRKYIEDGVVAEAGAKMIPEGGPASIPRAEHGEIGKNNTMILGDAAGFVNMLKIKGLHNAIESGILAARAVRDNTSEPARAAARYTELVDNGNIGKEMRSAKNYRQMIAKFGLLMGAPFSAIGKILPHIDVEDDSRTLKHRHYKYKTDKLFDRDTFVAKAYSEHREEQPNHVRIHDHDICNEECREHYEIPCLTFCPAGVYEMIDGRLKAANPSNCLHCKCCQQKCPYGNVLWTVPEGSGGPRYERM
- a CDS encoding FAD-binding protein, translating into MPNYIVLVKQVPDVSKITDNAFDPETGNLIRNKLASTINELDTKALAFAHDMRRKSKDSVGQIIALSMGPPMAEEVLRYSLGRCADQAILLTDRPLGGADTYATANPLACSIRKIVREIFEGDENYYVIAGMQSVDGDTAQVPAQVAEELQISCAANLTECQYENGEFIFTKIISGGSQKLTLKRTPAVLTVADFEYPLYAAFTRTRWARDFKLTVWSNDDIQAPYIGSKGSKTNVIEVFPPEKTTRKQQKIEDVGALAEIISKSLDGTNQQESAKEESGEKAYELPVHRSNPFDRSHEGKQKDVNDFALLAEKLKETGVARPDEITDELTEKLVEECKGTLPARAVRELIEGFKCVGPMYEGDVWVVAEQSGDGLHAGTLELTGEARKLADSLDVHVGVVLAGHHVEHLKEELYASGADKVYLIEDPLLGDSDPLACRKAISSCIETYRPQIVLFAATPHGRVIAPMISYRLGCGLTADCTQLEIKDKSRKGEIAVLMQTRPALGGNIMATICTQDSSCQMATVRPGVMKKPVMDYSGKGELIRFKAGLSDEDISLNIISTGYGQSGADLDADVIVSGGKGLLSRENFEHYIGTLCNALQDSFGIRAERGASRAAVEQGFIDRGHQVGQTGTSVGPKMYLAFGISGAIQHMIGVANSETIIAVNSDPSAPVFEHCDYYMVAKAEKIIPQLADKLAHQKNSVEV
- a CDS encoding polysaccharide deacetylase family protein: MTRFVFILSTVAALSVLAASGCKSDAAPDGTTSPVTVSMPGFASSMDWLSRPESPFQKEVFSAQTDQADNNGNPDDDPDEYYYIESIYWQVRNVSDGHTDGLVLLTIDDVPNEETTAGFLEVLDDFDVRALFFINGDLSEENPHLVEKILEDGHQIGNHTWHHRSLIRLNREQTIDEITRVNEWLKEKFDYKPAYFRPPYGLSTPASDSVAAAHGMMNMGWSVGTYDWVYPEDEDIEENSPEIARRTVNAMMDGGIILIHDLPVSLAALPLILEELIEEGYHFVDPGRLAN